A single window of Streptomyces sp. NBC_00464 DNA harbors:
- a CDS encoding phosphoribosyltransferase, with product MLDGRVRVGGRVRDRRKEAANVVWSGSWVAERLGVELEGDGELRELLGLALRRNPKRAHLLVSNVLGKHVPQRPSVVYGAGVELGRRVHELLGEDGARHAVVLGYAETATGLGHAVADGLGSAPYLHSTRRPVEGVARAGGFEESHSHATSHLLLPEDPDLLAGERSGEADATVVDSTLVLVDDEFSTGNTVLNTIRALHERYPRKRYVIVALVDMRSPADQGRLAEFAEEIGARVDLVARNTGTVRLPEGVLEKGQALVAEQEAAQSAAQPRVGWPGGKPEPLCILPRPHTRIDLQWPAGVPDGGRHGFTPAHRALLEPALPAMADRIAQALGEHPRRVLVLGFEELMYAPLRLGTALEERTGAEIRYSTTTRSPVLAVDDPGYAIRTRLAFPAHDDPADGPGERYAYNVAGGGFDAVVLVVDSTADTHALHGPRGLLQQLTPHTAHVLLAVVPSYAPPGARAAGPAPAYAPQRQEEPAMLPEPLRGPAFSSYAPDEVGWLLQDLSDTELEAPTEEREEAIQSGGAHYAESLPVEYQPSEQYQNLFKVALDLSAARIARAVGTVTETVLAERGPRPVLVSLARAGTPVGVLMRRWARLRNGIDLPHYAVSIVRGRGIDANALRWLAAHHNPADVVFVDGWTGKGAITRELAAAIAEFEASDGTEGFNPEIAVLADPGGCVRTYGTREDFLIPSACLNSTVSGLISRTVLRSDLVGPDDFHGAKFYRELAGSDVSGHFLDTVTDRFGEVVDAVDAEVKELLTADRAPTWEGWAAVERISEEYGIHDVNLVKPGVGETTRVLLRRVPWKILAKRGAGADLEHIRLLAEQRGVPVEEVDELPYTCVGLIHPKYTRGATGADGRAVESK from the coding sequence ATGCTTGACGGGCGGGTCCGCGTGGGCGGACGCGTGAGAGACCGACGGAAAGAGGCAGCGAACGTGGTGTGGTCGGGTAGCTGGGTCGCGGAGCGGCTGGGCGTCGAGCTGGAGGGCGACGGGGAGCTCCGTGAGCTGCTGGGCCTCGCCCTGCGGCGCAACCCCAAGCGGGCACACCTGCTCGTGTCCAACGTGCTCGGCAAGCACGTGCCCCAGCGCCCCTCGGTGGTGTACGGCGCCGGGGTCGAGCTCGGCCGCCGGGTGCACGAGCTGCTCGGCGAGGACGGTGCGCGGCACGCGGTCGTCCTCGGCTACGCGGAAACGGCCACCGGACTCGGGCACGCCGTCGCCGACGGGCTCGGATCGGCGCCCTACCTCCACTCGACGCGACGCCCCGTAGAAGGCGTGGCACGGGCGGGCGGCTTCGAGGAGTCGCACTCGCACGCCACCTCGCACCTGCTGCTGCCGGAAGACCCGGACCTGCTGGCGGGGGAACGGAGCGGCGAGGCGGACGCCACCGTCGTCGACTCGACCCTCGTTCTCGTGGACGACGAGTTCTCCACCGGCAACACCGTCCTCAACACCATCCGCGCCCTGCACGAGCGCTACCCCCGCAAGCGGTACGTCATCGTGGCGCTGGTCGACATGCGCTCACCGGCCGACCAGGGGCGCCTCGCCGAGTTCGCCGAGGAGATCGGCGCCCGCGTCGACCTGGTGGCGAGGAACACCGGCACGGTCCGCCTCCCCGAAGGTGTCCTGGAGAAGGGGCAGGCGCTGGTCGCCGAGCAGGAAGCGGCCCAGTCGGCGGCGCAGCCCCGCGTGGGGTGGCCCGGGGGAAAGCCCGAGCCGCTGTGCATCCTTCCCCGCCCCCACACCCGGATCGACCTCCAGTGGCCCGCCGGAGTACCCGACGGCGGCCGGCACGGCTTCACCCCCGCACACCGCGCACTCCTGGAACCCGCCCTCCCCGCGATGGCGGACCGCATCGCGCAGGCGCTGGGCGAGCACCCCCGCCGGGTCCTGGTCCTCGGCTTCGAGGAGCTGATGTACGCGCCCCTGCGCCTGGGCACCGCCCTGGAGGAGCGCACCGGCGCCGAGATCCGCTACTCCACCACCACCCGCTCCCCGGTCCTCGCCGTGGACGACCCCGGCTATGCGATACGCACCCGGCTGGCCTTCCCGGCCCACGACGACCCGGCCGACGGCCCCGGCGAGCGCTACGCGTACAACGTCGCGGGCGGCGGCTTCGACGCCGTGGTCCTCGTCGTCGACTCCACCGCCGACACCCACGCACTGCACGGCCCCCGCGGCCTGCTGCAACAACTCACCCCGCACACCGCCCACGTCCTGCTGGCGGTCGTCCCCTCGTACGCACCGCCCGGGGCCCGTGCCGCCGGGCCGGCCCCGGCGTACGCCCCCCAACGGCAGGAAGAGCCCGCCATGCTGCCCGAGCCCCTCCGCGGCCCCGCCTTCTCCTCCTACGCACCGGACGAGGTCGGCTGGCTGCTCCAGGACCTGTCGGACACCGAGCTGGAGGCGCCCACGGAGGAGCGCGAGGAGGCGATACAGAGCGGTGGCGCGCACTACGCCGAGTCGCTGCCCGTCGAGTACCAGCCGTCCGAGCAGTACCAGAACCTGTTCAAGGTGGCCCTGGACCTGTCCGCCGCCCGCATCGCCCGCGCCGTCGGCACGGTCACCGAGACGGTCCTCGCCGAGCGCGGCCCCCGCCCCGTGCTCGTCTCGCTGGCCCGCGCCGGCACCCCCGTCGGCGTACTGATGCGCCGCTGGGCCCGCCTCCGGAACGGCATCGACCTGCCGCACTACGCCGTCTCGATCGTGCGCGGCCGCGGCATCGACGCCAACGCCCTGCGCTGGCTGGCCGCCCACCACAACCCGGCCGACGTGGTCTTCGTCGACGGCTGGACCGGAAAGGGCGCCATCACCCGCGAACTGGCCGCGGCGATCGCCGAGTTCGAGGCGTCCGACGGGACCGAGGGCTTCAACCCGGAGATCGCGGTCCTGGCCGACCCGGGCGGCTGCGTCCGCACCTACGGCACCCGCGAGGACTTCCTGATCCCCTCCGCCTGCCTCAACTCCACGGTGTCCGGACTGATCTCCCGTACGGTCCTGCGCTCCGACCTGGTGGGACCCGACGACTTCCACGGCGCGAAGTTCTACCGGGAACTCGCCGGATCCGATGTCTCCGGCCACTTCCTCGACACCGTCACCGACCGGTTCGGCGAGGTCGTCGACGCCGTGGACGCCGAGGTCAAGGAACTGCTCACGGCCGACCGGGCACCGACCTGGGAGGGCTGGGCCGCGGTGGAGCGCATCAGCGAGGAGTACGGCATCCACGACGTGAACCTCGTCAAGCCGGGCGTCGGCGAGACGACCCGCGTCCTGCTGCGCCGCGTCCCGTGGAAGATCCTCGCCAAGCGAGGCGCCGGCGCCGACCTGGAACACATCAGACTGCTGGCCGAGCAGCGCGGCGTACCGGTCGAAGAGGTCGACGAACTCCCTTACACCTGCGTCGGGTTGATCCACCCCAAGTACACGCGCGGAGCGACCGGCGCGGACGGCAGGGCGGTGGAGTCCAAGTGA
- a CDS encoding tyrosine-type recombinase/integrase, producing MARVWIEDRQTHAEYREAMTKWQAAKKAGSKRLPPGRWRVRWYGPNGKGASKTFQKLPQAEDHVHQVEARMRDGSYRDAAAGKATLAEVAEKWKTTLGGLEPTTRETYLDTWRVHVEPRWGQHQVRRIEWEDIAEWVGHLAEGSHGCRKVGPARIQKIHLVLSLVLGHAVRAKRIAVNPAAGVPLPRPVPREHLYLTHAQVDRIAAAAGEYRLLLLLLAYTGLRWGEASAVTVGAVDLPARRLSVRQAYKKTREHGLVLGMPKTHERRKVPLLRSLAVELVPLVKDRAPTELLFTAPGGGPLYGDNFRPRVFDPAVKAAGLDGFGVTPHKLRHTAASLSIASGADVKVVQTMLGHKSAAMTLDTYGHLFPDRLDEVADRLDRERARRAGLRDVVTALTRYAESKEDH from the coding sequence ATGGCCAGAGTGTGGATTGAGGACCGGCAGACGCATGCCGAGTACCGGGAGGCCATGACGAAGTGGCAGGCCGCGAAGAAGGCCGGCAGTAAGCGTCTGCCGCCCGGCCGGTGGCGGGTTCGCTGGTACGGGCCGAACGGCAAGGGCGCGTCGAAGACGTTCCAGAAGCTCCCGCAGGCCGAGGACCACGTGCACCAGGTCGAGGCCCGTATGCGGGACGGCTCGTACCGGGACGCGGCGGCCGGTAAGGCGACGCTCGCCGAGGTGGCCGAGAAGTGGAAGACCACCCTTGGCGGGCTGGAGCCGACGACGCGCGAGACGTACCTCGACACGTGGCGGGTGCACGTCGAGCCGCGGTGGGGTCAGCACCAGGTGCGACGCATCGAGTGGGAAGACATCGCCGAGTGGGTCGGCCACCTCGCCGAGGGATCGCACGGCTGCCGCAAGGTAGGACCCGCCCGGATCCAGAAGATTCACCTTGTGCTGTCCCTCGTGCTCGGGCACGCGGTCCGGGCGAAGCGGATAGCGGTCAACCCGGCGGCCGGCGTGCCACTCCCCCGGCCGGTACCGCGCGAGCACCTGTACCTGACTCACGCACAAGTCGACCGGATCGCGGCCGCGGCGGGCGAGTACCGGCTACTCCTGCTCCTGCTCGCCTACACCGGGCTGCGCTGGGGTGAGGCGTCCGCCGTGACCGTCGGGGCCGTCGACCTCCCCGCGCGGCGCCTCTCCGTACGGCAGGCGTACAAGAAGACGCGTGAGCACGGGCTCGTGCTCGGCATGCCGAAGACGCACGAGCGTCGCAAGGTGCCTCTGCTGCGGTCGCTCGCGGTCGAGTTGGTGCCGCTCGTGAAGGACAGGGCCCCAACCGAGTTGCTGTTCACCGCCCCGGGCGGGGGCCCGCTGTACGGGGACAACTTCCGCCCGCGGGTGTTCGACCCGGCAGTGAAGGCGGCCGGCCTCGACGGGTTCGGCGTCACCCCGCACAAGCTGCGGCACACCGCAGCGTCGCTCAGCATCGCGTCAGGCGCCGATGTGAAGGTGGTGCAGACGATGCTCGGCCACAAGTCGGCCGCCATGACGCTGGATACGTACGGGCATCTATTCCCGGACCGGCTCGACGAGGTGGCCGACCGGCTCGACCGCGAGCGAGCCCGACGGGCCGGCCTGCGGGACGTGGTCACGGCGCTCACCCGGTACGCGGAGAGCAAGGAAGATCACTAG
- a CDS encoding HpcH/HpaI aldolase/citrate lyase family protein, with protein MRHFGHIAAATRGDLFFREPSAFDAGSPAPVLAAALGATLYSPATRPRLADDVIKQARRGVVSMVLCLEDSIDDSEVAGAEENLVRQFADLAARGGEVPLLFIRVREPHQITDLARRLGESVRLLSGFVLPKFTQERGVPFMEALTKAESTAGQRLFAMPVLESPELLHLETRQESLQKIARTVDTYRDRVLALRLGVTDFCSAYGLRRAPDMTAYDVRIVGDVIADVVNVLGRADGTGFTITGPVWEYFRLQERMFKPQLRRSPFLEGRAEELRTALIEHDLDGLLREIELDRANGLLGKTCIHPSHVAPVHALSVVSHEEFSDAQDILRPERDGGGVLRSSYTNKMNEVKPHRAWAERTLRRAEVFGVAKEDVGFVELLAASVAE; from the coding sequence ATGCGTCATTTCGGTCATATCGCAGCTGCGACGAGGGGCGATCTGTTCTTCCGGGAGCCGAGCGCCTTCGATGCCGGTTCGCCGGCCCCTGTCCTCGCGGCCGCCCTCGGTGCCACGCTCTACAGCCCCGCCACCCGGCCCAGACTCGCCGACGACGTCATCAAGCAGGCCCGCCGCGGAGTCGTCTCCATGGTGCTGTGCCTGGAGGATTCGATCGACGACTCCGAGGTGGCGGGCGCCGAGGAGAACCTGGTCAGGCAGTTCGCCGACCTTGCGGCGCGCGGTGGCGAAGTGCCCCTGCTGTTCATCCGCGTCCGCGAACCGCACCAGATCACGGACCTCGCGCGCCGGCTCGGCGAATCCGTCCGACTGTTGTCCGGTTTTGTACTTCCCAAGTTCACGCAAGAGCGTGGCGTGCCGTTCATGGAAGCGCTCACCAAGGCCGAGTCCACCGCCGGGCAGCGGCTCTTCGCCATGCCCGTGCTGGAATCCCCCGAGCTGCTGCACCTGGAGACCCGCCAGGAGTCCCTCCAGAAGATCGCCCGGACCGTCGACACGTACCGCGACCGGGTGCTTGCGCTGCGGCTCGGCGTCACCGACTTCTGCTCGGCGTACGGCCTGCGCCGCGCGCCCGACATGACGGCGTACGACGTCCGGATCGTCGGAGACGTCATCGCCGACGTGGTCAACGTGCTGGGCCGGGCGGACGGCACGGGCTTCACCATCACCGGCCCCGTCTGGGAGTACTTCAGGCTCCAGGAGCGCATGTTCAAGCCACAGCTGCGCCGCAGCCCCTTCCTGGAGGGCCGGGCGGAGGAGCTTCGTACGGCCCTGATCGAGCACGACCTGGACGGACTGCTGCGGGAGATCGAGCTCGACCGGGCCAACGGTCTGCTCGGCAAGACGTGCATCCACCCGTCGCACGTCGCACCCGTGCACGCGCTGTCCGTGGTCAGCCACGAGGAGTTCAGCGACGCGCAGGACATCCTGCGGCCGGAGCGCGACGGCGGCGGGGTGCTGCGCTCGTCGTACACGAACAAGATGAATGAAGTGAAGCCCCACCGCGCCTGGGCCGAACGCACGCTGCGGCGGGCCGAGGTCTTCGGCGTGGCGAAGGAGGACGTCGGCTTCGTGGAACTGCTGGCGGCGAGCGTCGCGGAATGA
- a CDS encoding FmdB family zinc ribbon protein: MPRYEYRCRSCGDTFELSRPMAESSAPASCPAGHEDTVKLLSAVAVGGSAGSAPAPSAGGGGGGCCGGGCCG; the protein is encoded by the coding sequence ATGCCTCGTTACGAGTACCGCTGCCGCTCCTGCGGAGACACCTTCGAGCTCAGCCGTCCGATGGCCGAGTCCTCGGCACCCGCCTCCTGCCCCGCCGGGCACGAGGACACCGTGAAGCTTCTCTCGGCCGTCGCCGTGGGCGGCTCTGCCGGTTCCGCTCCCGCGCCCTCGGCCGGTGGCGGAGGCGGCGGTTGCTGCGGTGGGGGCTGCTGCGGCTGA
- a CDS encoding helix-turn-helix domain-containing protein: MTTGRIEVGPTGRTVAANVKRLRESQGLTLRGLSAALKERGRPLSADAVNKIENGAAAPERGVRRVDVDDLMALAVVLDVPVITLLLPESVRGPVELTGEGEVNGTLAWRWAQGRVPLKYPEGADEGTRRKLLAMYLMKATPDGVGWDQTTQEGQRAALEVFKAWSDEGGTDGQSVD; this comes from the coding sequence ATGACGACAGGACGCATTGAAGTGGGACCGACAGGACGCACCGTCGCCGCGAATGTGAAGCGGCTGCGCGAGAGTCAGGGGCTGACCCTGCGGGGGCTGTCCGCTGCTCTCAAGGAGCGTGGGCGCCCGTTGAGCGCTGACGCCGTGAACAAGATTGAGAACGGAGCAGCGGCCCCAGAGCGAGGTGTCCGGCGAGTCGACGTTGACGACCTCATGGCCCTTGCCGTGGTGCTCGATGTTCCAGTGATCACGCTTCTTCTGCCTGAAAGCGTGCGGGGGCCGGTGGAGCTCACAGGCGAAGGGGAAGTCAACGGCACGCTCGCGTGGCGCTGGGCCCAAGGGCGAGTCCCACTCAAATACCCGGAAGGTGCGGACGAAGGGACGCGCCGAAAGTTGCTGGCGATGTACCTCATGAAGGCGACGCCCGACGGAGTCGGGTGGGACCAGACGACCCAGGAAGGACAGCGCGCAGCGCTCGAAGTCTTCAAGGCCTGGTCTGATGAGGGGGGGACCGATGGCCAGAGTGTGGATTGA
- a CDS encoding DUF2742 domain-containing protein, producing MAGQGRALRAVPEHVTAGDVTALRAETQIAALRVEDWPAYGTPAWLHLDPKDPRAYAATLEAAEQHRRTEAEQRRLDDLMDNDPVGWWREITADANAYAARQGYVIAARRTAEEIRIARDNANNRPPHQLRASPGWPPIAIPGQPGRYLTHGQENTA from the coding sequence GTGGCAGGGCAAGGGCGCGCGCTGCGCGCGGTACCCGAGCACGTCACCGCGGGCGACGTCACCGCGCTCCGGGCCGAGACGCAGATCGCCGCGCTGCGGGTCGAGGACTGGCCGGCCTACGGGACACCGGCGTGGCTCCACCTCGACCCGAAGGACCCCCGCGCCTACGCGGCCACCCTCGAAGCGGCCGAGCAGCACCGCCGTACTGAGGCCGAGCAGCGACGACTCGACGACCTCATGGACAACGACCCCGTCGGGTGGTGGCGGGAGATCACCGCCGACGCGAACGCGTATGCCGCCCGGCAGGGCTACGTCATTGCGGCCCGCCGCACCGCCGAAGAGATCCGGATCGCCCGCGACAACGCCAACAACCGACCCCCGCACCAGCTGCGCGCATCTCCGGGATGGCCTCCCATTGCGATCCCCGGACAGCCGGGCCGCTACCTCACCCATGGTCAGGAGAACACCGCGTGA
- a CDS encoding helix-turn-helix transcriptional regulator gives MAQQLMTPAQVAAEYGIAAQTLANYRWQGVGPAYVKKTPGRAGRVVYRRTAIEAWLDAQTVQTGGAAA, from the coding sequence GTGGCACAGCAGCTCATGACTCCGGCGCAGGTGGCTGCGGAGTACGGCATCGCCGCCCAGACGCTCGCCAACTACCGCTGGCAGGGCGTCGGGCCCGCCTACGTGAAGAAGACCCCGGGCCGGGCTGGCCGCGTCGTCTACCGCCGCACCGCGATCGAAGCGTGGCTCGACGCGCAGACCGTGCAGACCGGGGGCGCCGCAGCATGA
- a CDS encoding DUF4383 domain-containing protein, whose protein sequence is MATHVLRPARRPAGHRKATRLDEHLPVDHRLSRVYRIGAGLMGLVLLAFGILGLTDQVGFFDTGGDTVAGLSTNGALSVLSICVGLLLFIGMVIGGNFASTLNMVLGIAFVLSGFVNLALLDTGLNFLAFEIQNVLFSFVVGLLLMMFGMYGRVSGGLPHDNPYWRARHPEEAAQEQRLARRRAVEEMPVVRRGGS, encoded by the coding sequence ATGGCCACCCATGTACTGCGTCCAGCACGGCGGCCGGCCGGCCATCGCAAGGCCACGCGGCTCGATGAGCACCTCCCCGTGGACCACCGGCTCAGCCGCGTCTACCGGATCGGCGCCGGGCTGATGGGTCTGGTGCTTCTCGCCTTCGGCATCCTCGGGCTGACCGACCAGGTCGGCTTCTTCGACACCGGCGGCGACACCGTCGCGGGTCTGAGCACCAACGGCGCGCTCAGCGTCCTGTCGATCTGCGTCGGGCTGCTGCTTTTCATCGGGATGGTCATCGGCGGCAACTTCGCCTCGACGCTCAACATGGTGCTGGGCATCGCCTTCGTCCTCAGCGGCTTCGTCAATCTCGCCCTGCTGGACACCGGGCTCAACTTCCTCGCCTTCGAGATCCAGAACGTGCTGTTCAGCTTCGTGGTCGGACTGCTGCTGATGATGTTCGGGATGTACGGGCGTGTCAGTGGCGGGCTCCCCCATGACAATCCGTACTGGCGGGCCCGCCATCCCGAGGAGGCCGCGCAGGAGCAGCGGCTCGCGCGGCGGCGGGCGGTCGAGGAAATGCCCGTCGTCCGGCGCGGGGGTTCATAG
- a CDS encoding DUF4097 family beta strand repeat-containing protein yields the protein MATGGAVLLVGVLSGCGSTDVEDAPAEHKSFAYNGKALTIDAENSTVEVVPADVERIEVTRKVDGWVVLGSGPDPVWKLEGDTLTLRVKCDAMISDCGAQHQVKVPRGLALTVDADNGKVTASGFGTPLKLFSDNGGVVVRDVTGPLELKSDNGSVRGERISAASVVARSDNGSVKLDFTRVPDLVDTVSDNGGITIDLPAGKDRYAVSASADNGHVSVKVPRSDDSPHAVKAHSDNGEVTVRSAN from the coding sequence ATGGCCACCGGGGGTGCCGTTCTGCTCGTCGGCGTGCTCAGTGGGTGCGGCAGCACCGACGTGGAGGACGCCCCCGCCGAGCACAAGTCGTTCGCGTACAACGGGAAGGCGCTGACCATCGATGCGGAGAACTCCACCGTGGAGGTCGTGCCCGCCGATGTGGAGCGGATCGAGGTGACCCGCAAGGTCGACGGGTGGGTCGTGCTCGGGAGTGGGCCGGATCCCGTGTGGAAGCTGGAGGGCGACACGCTGACGCTTCGGGTGAAGTGCGACGCGATGATCAGTGACTGCGGGGCGCAGCATCAGGTGAAGGTGCCCCGTGGGCTCGCGCTGACCGTGGATGCGGACAACGGGAAGGTCACCGCGTCCGGGTTCGGTACGCCGCTCAAGCTCTTCTCCGACAACGGCGGAGTCGTCGTGCGGGATGTCACCGGGCCGCTGGAGCTGAAGAGCGACAACGGCTCCGTGCGTGGTGAGCGGATCTCGGCGGCGTCCGTGGTGGCCCGTTCGGACAATGGTTCGGTGAAGCTCGACTTCACGCGTGTGCCGGATCTCGTGGACACCGTCAGTGACAACGGGGGCATCACCATCGACCTGCCGGCGGGCAAGGACCGGTACGCCGTGTCCGCGTCGGCCGACAACGGGCATGTCTCCGTGAAGGTGCCTCGCAGTGATGACAGCCCGCACGCGGTGAAGGCGCACAGCGACAACGGCGAAGTCACCGTACGAAGCGCGAACTAA
- a CDS encoding HAD family hydrolase — protein sequence MTSQVASPSSSRPASPVTLVASDLDRTLIYSAAALQLPMPDAEAPRLLCVEVYGKKPLSYVTETAAGLLAELTGSPSTVFVPTTTRTREQYHRIHLPGAAAEFAICANGGHILVDGESDRDWQRTVAGRLAEECASLDEIRAHLVSAADPAWLLKERVAEDLFAYLVVDRAQLPPDWTKELAAWAEPRGWTVSLQGRKIYVVPRPLTKSAAMREVARRTGATLTLAAGDSLLDADLLLAADRGWRPGHGELADAGWSAPHVEATAASGVAAGEEILRRFLEAATDLRRAA from the coding sequence GTGACGTCCCAGGTGGCCTCCCCTTCGTCCTCCCGGCCGGCTTCCCCCGTGACGCTGGTCGCCAGCGACCTCGACCGCACCCTCATCTACTCGGCAGCAGCCCTCCAGCTCCCGATGCCGGACGCCGAGGCCCCCCGCCTGCTCTGCGTCGAGGTGTACGGCAAGAAGCCCCTCTCGTACGTCACGGAGACGGCCGCCGGCCTGCTCGCCGAACTGACCGGCTCCCCGTCCACGGTCTTCGTACCGACCACCACCCGCACCCGCGAGCAGTACCACCGCATCCATCTCCCGGGCGCCGCCGCCGAATTCGCGATCTGCGCCAACGGAGGGCACATCCTGGTGGACGGCGAGTCCGACCGGGACTGGCAGCGGACCGTGGCCGGCCGGCTGGCCGAGGAGTGCGCCTCGCTCGACGAGATCCGCGCCCACCTCGTCTCCGCCGCCGACCCCGCCTGGCTGCTCAAGGAGCGGGTGGCCGAGGACCTCTTCGCCTACCTCGTCGTCGACCGCGCCCAGCTCCCGCCGGACTGGACGAAGGAACTCGCCGCATGGGCGGAGCCGCGCGGCTGGACCGTGTCACTCCAGGGCCGCAAGATCTACGTCGTACCGCGCCCGCTCACCAAGAGCGCGGCCATGCGCGAGGTCGCCCGCCGCACCGGCGCCACGCTCACCCTGGCCGCCGGTGACTCCCTCCTCGACGCCGACCTGCTGCTCGCCGCCGACCGGGGCTGGCGCCCCGGCCACGGCGAACTGGCCGACGCCGGCTGGAGCGCCCCGCACGTGGAGGCAACCGCGGCGAGCGGTGTGGCCGCGGGCGAGGAGATCCTGCGACGCTTCCTGGAAGCGGCGACGGACCTGCGGCGGGCCGCCTGA
- a CDS encoding AAA family ATPase, producing MTTSYDPTSPLPPDDVLTAGLADLPALEWEDAPVEQVGRKLRLTRASDIEPEPVVWAWLDENEGRIPAGALSVAAGREGTGKSSFGMWMAAQITRGLLPGNYYGRPRAVFYVAVEDSWKQTIVPRLIGAGADLDLVYRVEAVEAEYGETTLSLPQDNSLMEQAIRDHDVALVVLDPLMSCIGKGIDTHRERDVRTALDPLARMADRTGCVLLGIAHFGKGAGTDPSALITGSGAFKNVPRAVFGFARDEDNDCRVMTQSKNSLGRADLPSLSYNIETTEVPTKKGIASVGRFLFTGESVRSVSEILAQGQEGDRGERDEAGAWLVDYLADNGGEASAGDVIKAAEKDGFAKHTVQRARSKVGVTSQKSGFGKGWVWVLSVTDDTEEHAKVTKMTPKPSSESSSSSSPSPSSSARQSQNVTAGEAQCTVCRTPLDPVYAASGDTTHPTC from the coding sequence GTGACCACCTCGTACGACCCCACTTCACCCCTGCCGCCGGACGACGTTCTGACAGCCGGGCTCGCGGACCTCCCCGCTCTTGAGTGGGAAGACGCCCCGGTCGAGCAGGTGGGCCGGAAGCTGCGCCTGACCCGCGCGTCCGACATCGAGCCGGAGCCGGTGGTCTGGGCATGGCTCGACGAGAACGAGGGCCGCATTCCCGCGGGCGCTCTGTCCGTCGCGGCCGGGCGCGAGGGTACGGGGAAGTCCTCGTTCGGCATGTGGATGGCTGCGCAGATCACCCGCGGCCTGCTCCCCGGCAATTACTACGGGCGGCCCCGGGCCGTGTTCTACGTGGCGGTCGAGGACTCGTGGAAACAGACGATCGTGCCCCGCCTCATCGGGGCCGGCGCGGACCTCGACCTTGTGTACCGGGTCGAGGCCGTCGAAGCCGAGTACGGCGAGACCACGCTCAGCCTGCCCCAGGACAACAGCCTCATGGAACAGGCCATCCGGGACCATGACGTCGCCCTGGTCGTCCTCGACCCGCTCATGTCGTGCATCGGAAAGGGCATCGACACCCACCGCGAACGCGACGTGCGCACCGCCCTCGACCCGCTCGCCCGCATGGCCGACCGCACCGGCTGCGTCCTGCTCGGCATCGCCCACTTCGGCAAGGGCGCCGGCACGGACCCATCCGCGCTCATCACCGGATCCGGCGCGTTCAAGAACGTCCCCCGGGCCGTCTTCGGATTCGCCCGCGACGAAGACAACGACTGCCGCGTCATGACGCAGTCGAAGAACAGCCTCGGCCGCGCCGACCTCCCCTCGCTCTCGTACAACATCGAGACGACCGAGGTCCCCACGAAGAAGGGCATCGCGTCCGTCGGCCGTTTCCTCTTCACCGGCGAGTCCGTGCGCAGCGTCTCGGAGATCCTCGCGCAGGGCCAGGAAGGCGACCGCGGCGAGCGAGACGAAGCCGGGGCATGGCTCGTCGACTACCTCGCCGACAACGGCGGCGAGGCGTCCGCAGGTGACGTCATCAAGGCCGCGGAGAAGGACGGATTCGCCAAGCACACCGTGCAGCGGGCCCGCTCGAAAGTCGGCGTCACGTCCCAGAAATCCGGCTTCGGCAAGGGCTGGGTGTGGGTACTCAGCGTCACCGACGACACCGAAGAACACGCGAAGGTGACGAAGATGACGCCGAAACCGAGCTCGGAATCTTCGTCATCTTCGTCACCTTCGCCGTCATCTTCGGCACGCCAGTCACAGAACGTCACAGCGGGCGAGGCGCAGTGCACTGTCTGCCGGACCCCCCTCGACCCGGTGTACGCCGCGTCCGGCGACACCACGCATCCGACTTGCTGA
- a CDS encoding O-methyltransferase, translating into MTKGNQTKITDELYAYMLAHNPPLDAVQRELVETTYAQLPGHAGMQSAEEQGPLLAFLVRLTGARHIVEVGTFTGFSALAMAQALPDGGKLIACDVSEEWTAYGREAWTKAGVADRIELRIAPALDTLRAMPAEPHIDFAYLDADKENYIAYWEELVPRMRQGGLITTDNVLFHGGVTDPGATGAAAAIQEFNNHVSADPRMDSVLLTVSDGLTLSRKR; encoded by the coding sequence ATGACCAAGGGCAACCAGACAAAGATCACGGACGAGCTGTACGCGTACATGCTGGCGCACAACCCGCCGCTGGACGCGGTGCAGCGCGAACTCGTCGAAACGACGTACGCCCAGCTGCCCGGCCACGCGGGCATGCAGTCGGCCGAGGAACAGGGCCCGCTGCTCGCCTTCCTCGTACGGCTGACCGGGGCCCGGCACATCGTGGAAGTGGGGACCTTCACCGGGTTCTCCGCCCTGGCGATGGCCCAGGCGCTGCCGGACGGCGGAAAGCTGATCGCGTGCGACGTCTCGGAGGAGTGGACCGCCTACGGCCGTGAGGCCTGGACGAAGGCAGGCGTCGCCGACCGGATCGAACTGCGGATCGCCCCGGCCCTCGACACACTGCGGGCCATGCCCGCGGAGCCCCACATCGACTTCGCCTACCTGGACGCGGACAAGGAGAACTACATCGCGTACTGGGAGGAGCTGGTGCCCCGCATGCGCCAGGGCGGCCTCATCACCACGGACAACGTGCTCTTCCACGGCGGCGTGACGGACCCGGGGGCGACCGGGGCGGCAGCCGCCATCCAGGAGTTCAACAACCACGTGTCCGCCGACCCGCGGATGGACAGCGTGCTGCTCACGGTGTCGGACGGACTGACGCTGTCGCGCAAGCGGTAG